Genomic segment of Phycodurus eques isolate BA_2022a chromosome 13, UOR_Pequ_1.1, whole genome shotgun sequence:
GCTCAGGCAACCAAGTGTCAGAGTTCATCTCCAATACCTTCCTAGGTGAGTTCCTGCATACGgccatggacacacacacacacacacacacacacacacacatacacatgctcTTTATGTTTCAGTGCAATGTCAGACCTCGATGAGGCCTTGTCCTTGAGGAGTGTTCGGTGTAGAGCTTACACAAAGAATGTGCCAAGTCGCAGAGCAACTAGCTGGTGTGCACCGCTGCCTTCAAGCCAGTCCAATCTGGTCCGGAGGCGGGAGCAAGGCTCTCTTCGCTCTGACTGCAGCGTGATGTAGAGGGAGAAAGGTGGAGACGGGGGCGTGGGGGGTCGGTGTCTCTTCCCCAGAGGGATCAGGGCAAGGAGTGCGGGAGAGTGTTCGTGTGCGTCGCAAAGCGAGCATACgtcacgtgtgtgcgtgtttcacAGTGCCATCGGGTCCCGAAAGACGTTCCATTATTCACCGCGGGGACGGCCGTGTTTCCGCGTCTCTTAAAAGCCTCGCAGCATTTAGCCAAAGGCTTTTCCCTCCTTCCATCCCGTTTGAAGACAAGAAGACATGATGTGAACTACGCGGGCCGAGGGAATGGATGGAGGACAGTAGAAGGAATGAAGACAAAGGAGCAGCTTGTAAAAAAGAGAGAGTCTGGACGCTTGGCTCATCCCAAAACAGTTTGCAGGACTATTTAGCTTCTGTACGCCACTGCTGGCTTTTATCCTCCCTCTTTCTGCGGGGCGGATGCGGTTCATGCAACATGTGAGGATGtcacacatgcaaacaacaaACCGTATATGAGCAGGTTCTTTCCAGAAACAGTTGGCACTGCTACTGCTTGTCGTGGTACATCCTGCTGCCTTTCATGCAGATGGCACGGGTTCGGTTCAGTGCCAACTGTTTCTGGAGTGCCACGTTATGTGCCAACTTTTCCACTACGGTACTCTGCAGATTGCTGTTGCGACATGACTTGCACGAGAATATTTTGTTTACGTTCGAATGCCTCATTTGTATTTCACAACTCCTTTGTGCTAACCACactcccttttaaaaaaatatgtctttaaaATTTGAGGTGGGCTTAACCGCTGTCAGCACATGTGTAATTTTGGTGAAGGATTACTTGCTAATTAAATAGCTCACGACGACTTTAACGTTTTCACCCGTGTGAGAGATCAATGACCTTCCTGTGTTGACTGCAATAGCAACGTAAGCCCCGATTTGTTGACAATGTCGCAGCTGTGAAGtttgtcatccattttctcgTCCACTTGTTCGCTCCACAGACAAACAGAATGACCTGGAGCTTCCGTGTCCCGTTCCCAAGTCGAGGGAAAGGAAGCGGCGGCAAGGCCAGCAGCAGCAAGGTGGGATGACGACGCCGATTGGCGGGGTGAGAAAGGTCAGCTACACGCCCTGCATCTCTGGAGGCACCAACAATCGCTTTGGGGTCAAGACTGATCAGGAAGAACTACTGTCAAAGGTAAGAGGTCAATCTGTGAAAGAATAATCCAACAAACCTGTTGGGATGAAAGGCTTACATTCCTTTCCGTACATGGTTGCCTTTTGAATAGGACCTGGAGGGCATCAACAAATGGGGGCTGAATATCTTCAGGGTGGCAGAGCACTCTCACAACCGGCCGCTCACGTGCATCATGTACGCCATCTTTCAGGTCAGCGTCCTGCCGTTCAGCCTCCTCATTTCTTCATCCTCAAATCAGAGAGAGCTCAGGAAAATTGAATGGGAGTGTACAGCATGTTTACAGTGCGCTCCATTATATGGCGGACAATCTTTCGTGCCGCCGCGATATCACAGATTCTTTCGACGGGTGTTTACAAGTCCAAGTTTCGAGTTGCAATAAATGGGAGTTGACTGTTTTCACTCTTGGCCACTCGTTCATTTGAATGGCAGATTCTGCACATTGAAAATGGTCAAGTTTATGTCCTAACTTGATTTCCGAATTGTTGTTCTCCGTGTCGTAACGCAGGAGCGAGACCTGCTGAGGACGTTCAAGATTCCGAGTGATACTTTTGTGACGTTCATGCTCACCCTGGAGGGCCACTACCACTCTGACGTGGCCTACCACAACAGCCTGCACGCGGCCGACGTCGCCCAGTCCACTCATATCCTGCTGTCCACTCCAGCGCTGGACGTGAGTCAAGTGTGTCGTAGTTGTACACGGCCGTACATCGTGAGATGGAAAATGTAAATGCGCTTATGTAAACGTCCTTAGCTATGACTCCCATATCCGTTCTGTTAGTAATGTATATTAGAAGTGGTTCACTTTGAAATTGGGCTGAATCTGTCACGACTTTTCCCTCATGCCTTTTTCATGGTTTAATGAGCTGTCTTGCATTGACGTCAACCCTCGCGCAATTGCATGCCAGACGGTTAACACGACGAGGGATAGGCTTCAAACTCATGACAATCCTGCTCAGCCAGTTCACGAAAAGAGCCTAATTTGTCTTATTGTCTTGTGAAAACGTAGGCTGTCTTCACTGATCTGGAGATCCTGGCAGCTATTTTTGCAGCTGCGATTCATGACGTGGATCACCCCGGAGTTTCCAATCAATTCCTAATCAACACAAGTAAGTTATTTTTGCAGTGTTTAGCACGCAGGTGTATTTGTACGGTTTCTGGGGATCTGCCTCCACAGACAATAGCGTGGGTGTTTCGGGAGACATCGCACGGTCGCTATAGTTACCTGAGCTCCACTTCATTTCCCTGTCATCTCACCCTCACTCCCGCAGACTCCGAACTGGCTCTGATGTACAACGATGAGTCCGTGCTGGAGAACCACCACCTGGCGGTGGGCTTCAAACTGCTGCAGCAAGACAATTGCGACATCTTCCAAAACCTCAGCAAGAAACAGAGGCAGACACTGAGGAGGATGGTCATAGACATGGTGAGGAAGGGAGTCCGCTTCGCACTACCGCTTTGACAGGCCGCTGCGTTTTTCTTCATCCTGAACCTGGATACGCTCTTCCTCTTCAGGTTTTGGCAACTGACATGTCGAAACACATGAGCCTGCTGGCAGACCTGAAGACCATGGTGGAGACCAAGAAGGTGACCAGCTCGGGGGTCCTTCTGTTGGACAACTACACAGACAGGATGCAGGTAACCGGCAGGCGCCGCTCACCTGTGACAAAGGGGAACACCGAGCTCCAGATCCGTAACCGCAGGCCATTCGTTCCGCCAGGTTCTCCGTAACATGGTCCACTGTGCGGATCTGAGCAACCCCACCAAGCCTCTGGATCTGTACCGGCAGTGGACGGACAGGATCATGGACGAGTTCTTCCAGCAGGGAGACCGAGAGCGGGAGCGGGGTATGGAGATCAGCCCCATGTGTGACAAACACACGGCATCAGTGGAGCGGACGCAGGTGGAGTTTGCACACTCTAACGCTTGAAAGTAATCACGCTCTGTACTGAAGGACCTGTGtcgaaaaaaggggaaaaaagacaaaaagggcAAAAGTAGAAGGACTTATTTCACTTCTGTACTACTTCAGTGAGGGTACAAGAGGAAAGACTGAAATGTTCTTACAGGAAGTttgaaagtaaaaacaaacgagcctattttgacaaagggtCGGCAGCAAATCTGATAAAGCTCACTGAATATGTCAATAAATTCATCAATAGTTTATCCGGTTTAATTGATCTCTTATCGGCCGTCGATGCCATTATGTGCCCAATATCAGCACCGATAATTGGCCCGGACGATGATGTTTAGATATCTGTCTTCCAAGCagcgagtaaaagtaaaaaaaaaaaaaaaaatagtccgaAAAAATCTCATAAAATCTCAAAATATCCCTGAAAAATCtcgtttgtactttgttactgtacttcccaccactggtgaTCATGAGTACGACGTTATTCCAGCCAATCGTGTTCGGTGACGCCTTCCTTTCTCCGGTTCAGGTGGGCTTCATTGACTACATCGTGCATCCTCTGTGGGAGACGTGGGCCGACCTGGTCCACCCGGATGCCCAGGACATCCTGGATATGCTGGAGGACAATAGGAACTGGTACCAGAGCATCATTCCCCAGAGTCCTTCCCCTCCGTTTTACTCTGGTGAAGCGGGCGGGGGACCGCTCGTGGAGGCGGAGGGCGCTCCTGTTGCCGGCAAATTTCAGTTTGAGCTGACGCTGGACGAGGCGGAAAGCGAGAACGCGCCAACGGAGACGTCAGCGTGCGATGGTGTCCGACTCCGAGGTCGTTCCTCCGATCGAGACGGTTCTCCGGCCGAGACATAGCCGGTCGGTCGATCGGTCGGGAGAGCGCGGCGCCTTTTTGGCATTCGTTGAATTGCAGTAGAGCGATCCTGCAACGTGCGGCTCTTTGAAGCTCCCTTACTGAATGTGGAGCACCCCTGCCGATGAGGCTCGGAACGAACCCCTGCGGAAGTTTGTTTGAATCCTCCGGGACGGAAGGCAGGGGGGCTTCTGCTGAACTTCAGAAGCTTGGGAATGCGCCGGCTGTCACGGACAAAGAAGGGGAAGTGGACAATATTCATTTGTGTACTCGGACAAGTGAAAAATTCCCAACTTGCACTTCAGGACAGGACAATTTCTTTGAAAACACAACAACTTTGTATTGTGTTCGGATTAAGTGTCCAATCGAGACTACTTATTTGTAACCAAGCcgattctttttctttctttttttttaacacgtcTTAAAAATGAGTGGgtgccttttttttattattatttttttatttgtatttttttttttttttttttttttttacaaccataTCCTTTTGTAgatgtttttataatttattgagcACACTGTAGAATGCGTCCCATGTTCTACGGAGAGGATATTTGTCTGTCTCACACGGTCTTCCTGATGTTCTGGCAAGTGTCAGCTCGTTCTCACTCAAACGTTCGGCGGCTGCGTCTCAAAACCAAAAATCGCTTTGACTTCCCAGCACACTTTGCACTTTGTGGCCCAAAGTATCAGAGATTCATGAGGACCTGAATGGTCAACATGTGAaaccaaaataatcatttgtatgtgtattttactaaaaaaaaaaaaaaataaataaataaaaaaagcggTTAGCAACTCaatttttcaaatccaaagAGATTGTAATGAGAGCACTTTGATGACTTCACTGCGGTCCTGCGAAAGGGTTCACGTAGGAGGATGACATCAGGCAAACAAAAGCCAACAATAAGTAGAACATTCTCGCATGAAATCGCCCAACTTTGCTGAACCATTTATGTCAGCTCTGAAATGTCTTTTCCCCTTCCATGAGGTCAGCGCACACCTGTTGTAGTTAGCACCCTCCAGTCCTGGGAATTCACTTTACACACTGACTCATTTCTAAACTTTAAACGACCGTAGACACACGTGTGCACATTTAACGACATGTTAGCGATTTCATAAATGTCTCTTGTCGCTTTTATTGCGGCACTTTGTCGACAGTTCTGCAGCTGGTTGCTGACCTGTCAACACTACCTTCGAGGTACCACGTTGTTAAGTGCAACCTTCAGTTCAAGGAGCAGTTAGCGACCATGTCGTCATGATATGAGTCgctttctcctgtgtgtgtgtgtgtgtgtgcgtgcgtgcgtgcgtggaaAATGATCACAGAATTGCACAGAATCTTGTTGCATCCAGCCGTGTAGTGCTGACCCTTCAGCTGTTTGTAACAGTGTATTTATTATCTTTTCCTTGTACAGTATACTATTGATATCGGTTCAAAATTGTCactgtatatttgttatttatatgCACTACCACATGTCAAAGTCAGTTTTGGCCCAACTTGTCTGGTGGATCTGTTTAATTGTGCTCAGATATTTTGTTCGAAGACCATGACGCGATGTCACGCAGTTCCAATTGGACCGATTCGAGAAGTACTGTACTTTTTGGGTTTGCGTGAGAGATGTTTGGACCCACCTCCTTTGGGGTGCAGAATATGTTTCGCTCAAATGGAAGCGCATACGTTCAGGATCACGTGTACGGTGACGGGTCATTGTACAGCTCAGAATATTTGTTGAATTGACCatcaaatttatttttccagtGTTTTTCTTCACAGTAATGATGGTTCAAATGGTATCTGTTGTGTTCAACAAATGTTTTCTATCAGATTATTAAAATGGGCATGTATTACATTTACCTCGCTCGCGTCTTTTTGGGCGGACCAGGGACGAGGGCACAATAATTCAATAATTGATCACGCGATCATTGAATCAATAAAATCCATAGCtacatacattatacatgtttgaaaataattgctcCGAACGTGCAAAAATTGAGAACTATGTCGTACGCAGCGGTGGGGGTACAGCATAGCTTTTGAATTGTGTCCCACTGTGATTTTGGCGAGTCCCGTGGCCGCAGAATCAATGCCACGTAAACAGGGAGAACGGAAAAAAAGATGGCGACGCTACGTGCTTAGCCCTCGGGGCGTTCACTCTCCCATGGTCTGGAGCGCCTTGAAAACCCCAAACCGATAAGCACCTGAAATACACGATCCGCGAGCCGCCGCGAGGAACGGAATTAGCGTGGAAGCAGAGACGACGTCAAACTGGTTTGAGTTTCGgacaaagtcaaataagacgCAAAAGGAAACACACTCTCAGCTGCTTATCGCGCGGCTGCTGAAAGACAAGCGTTCgtgcaaaaatgttgttgtggGACTGCTGAGTATCGAGCACTCATTCGAAAATGTCCCTGCAACGGTGCGTCATCGCTCCATGCACTTAAGTCAGTTGagaaaataccccaaaaatatttacctTTTTGTATTGCAACAAAAGCAGCGACATTGAGGAGATCAAATTCATGTTCACCGATTTTGAAAAGATTGGCAGGTCATAATTTCATACACATAACCTCTAAAGATATTCTTGGCCCGGGTCAAAATTGCAAAGAACGTAGTACTGTAGATGCGCTTGGAAAATCAACAGTCCGTCAAGCGTTAACAAGAAACTTGAACTATATTATTCCTGGACACTCAGCAGCGGAGGTGTCTATTTGCAGTCAATACAGGCACAACGTTTTCCATGGAGGTGCTCCACTCGTCCGTGCCAACGGGCGGGAAGTTTCTTTCAAAGTGGAACACGAGTCAAGTGGTTTGTCACCGACTGACGTCATCCGACTGACCCGACCCGGTCTGGCGGCGGCGTCTGCGAACCGTCTGGTTTCGGGGCGGACCGGAGGTTCCTCGCGGCCGCtctgcccggccgggccccgaGAAGGCCCGCGGTCTTTGGCGGAGGCAGGGCGGAAGAGAATCGCTTCCTGCAAAACAAATCTGCTCTCCGTGGCCAcattatgaaaacaaatgtcttcCTGGAGTTTTTACTCACCAgctgctgtttgttttcatttggatTGACAGTAAGCAGTGAAGTCAACTGGGCAGTCCACAGGGGAAGTGTGGGGGAATATTAGCGGGCATTGCAGGCTAATTCACTGGAAGTGCACCGCCTCAGACACACGAGGAAGGAAAAGGATGGATTAGGAAAAGATACGATTTCTTTCGAGGCGACGTGTAGTagtcaatctctctctctctctctctctctctgtgtgtgtgtgtcactgacTCCAAAATGCAACATTAGGACAATAACAGGATGGGTGCTTCCCACTGAATGTCATTGTCAAACACGGTGGGAGTCATATTCATACTATtggtttctttattttttaatccgggtcttgtttggccttttgcTTCACGCAAATATCTATAAATGCGGTGCAGAGACTGTCCACTCACTGGACATTGCATTCCTGCGCTTTTTACAGTATATCTCAATCGCTAAAACCCCAAAACCGATTGTCCCGAAGCCACGTTTTGATTTGGTTACCCTGTCGGTGGAACCTTGAGTCATTTCCACCTACTCAGACCCAACTTGCAGACATATTTTCACCCACTAAAACACATTGTGCATTCTGACGCAATTGTGTTTCATAAGGGTCAGCGCAGGTCGTAGAAGTCAAACTCAATGAAAGCTTCGATGTCTCGACATGAACTGCAACTCAAAACGGATCACGCTTGTGGCTAACGACGTGAAGAAACCAGTATGAAGAAGAGCTGCAGTGTACGACAAAGAACAACGACCAAGTGTGTTTCTGTTGAAATATGGGCCACTTGTGCGCTCGTTCCTTTCCACAGCGCATCGACGAGGGGAGGCGGAATGCAGCGAGCGCAGCCCGACGTAACGCCGATTCGCCGCGTCCGCCGTCGTCCAAAGATTCAGACATGAAAAGGTCATTGTGTTTTCTCTCGTATCTATGCgtttttcaaatatgtatttacagtatatgctatACCCATAAGTGCGATACTATGAATACAATCCAGTGGTAAATGTGTGACAACTGTCCCGATACGGAAGATCATTTTCATCTGACCTTTCTGTAATCAATtcaaatgattctttttttttgaaacaagcagttgttgttgtttttgttttacagctgAACGGAACGCGTGCACACAAAAACCCTGTGAAATGACATTGCACCCCTTTAGATCTGAGCGACCATGatgtgaaaccgaatgaaagACGAGAGGATTGTGCGTATGTTCTTGTTCTCGCTGTGCCAAATCACATTTCTCCTGATGAATTTAAGGACAGCGGAACCAGCCTGCCATTGGCACCGAGTGAGCTCGGGGCTCTTTCGCCGTCGTGCAGTCAGCTCAGGAATCGCTCGGACATAGCAGGGAACATCCCCCCGGCTTCACGTGTCGCCTCACAGAGAAAATACAAACAAGGCTCGGCTCTGCACAGTGgcgatgatgacgacgatgacgacgatgacgaaGCACACGCCTGCTTGCAAAAAAACACTGCAGACAGAGATTGTGCCATGGAAGAGGAATAACCGGGGCTCAGGGTGAGAGCAGGCCCGTAGGGGAGAAAGCGATGCAATATCGATGCCCACAGACCCGTTTTGACATCCGCGGGGGGATTTGTGTCCGATTTTCCCCTCCAAATCCCACAAGACCCTCAAGATGAAGGCAGACAATGGATCCGATCACATTTAGACCACTCCCCCTTTTCCCGGCGCTCAGATCAATGATCACGCTAACTCGACTGACACGGCGAGGGGAGGGGAAGAGCAGCTTTTTCTGGCTCGAAGTGAGCCAGAAAAAGCCCACACGAGGCCCGCGCAATGTGCAGACGACGCACAATGGAGCGGGCAAGCGGGCAAGCGGGCAAGCGGGCATAAGCATCATGGAAGACTGGACGGAGCGTCAAAAAACATCACATTGACGAATAATAGCCACTATGTTCATATTCCGTACACTCGCCAGACAATTCGATAAACCGGCacgatctatatatatatatacatatatatatatgatccaATCCAAGagctgtttattattattattatcattatgattattatttttcgaCCCTTACACAGATTATAATGTTCAATTTGATGGACATCCATAAAGGTATTCTATACGTGCACTGCATTATAGTGAGACGTATCTAtacagtggataaaaaaaagtctgcacacccctatTTAGAGCTTTTTGTGATGTATGACGAAAAAATAAACGACACCAAGATAAATCCTTTTAAAACTTTTCCCCGTggttaatgtgacctataacctgcacaactcgactgaaaaaacaaaatcttttggCGAGCggaagtaaatgaacaagtgagGCAATGTGTTTGCACAATTGTACACACCCTCTTGTCAGTAGGGCTGCGATTATGTTCCGAATGAGCCTATCAAATTTAAAACGCATGTTAAATGCGAGTCagcgcacacctgccaccatctAAAGTGCTTAACTGCAAATAAAGTTccgatgttctagtaggcttttcccggcatgtgtttttggttttggttttgtttgtgccTTCTCGCAGAAGTCTGAATGTTTTGCGTTAACGCTGACTGGCATttgaaactgttcataattcagCCTTAGCTGACGCAGAACAGCGGCAAAAGCCACCACCCTGCTTCCGTTTCTTCCGGTTCTGAGTGCTGTTGTGCGGTGGGAATTTCTGGGGGaaattattccttttttttatttcacaaaatattggcaaaaaatataaacaggggtgtgtcgactttttatagccaccgTATGTATACGGAAAGGTTGAAATCACCTGGTTTCTGTATGAATTGCTCAGTGCTACAATGTGATCCGATCTAAATCAAAACAATAGTCAAAGGTTTAAAGCAACAGCACAGTATGTACGAATTATTTGGGGACCGGTGTTTTCGAATTGGCATTTCTTTATTTCCATAGCAACCCCGCATCAGCGACAGTGGCACCGCGTGAGTTGTTGTACAGGCGTCAAAAAGATGCCCATTTAACTGTTCGTTGGAATTTCCCACAAAATAAAGGAAGTATTCCTCCCAATTGCTTTCAGGAATCCTCTCATAACGCTCTGACGCTGACAAATGTGTTTTCCTGTGAATTCCTGTACATCAACATTTGCAACCATTCCTCACTGCTGactgcaaaacaacaacacgtaGCGCTACTGATGTGATTCACGATGCGATTGCGTTTTACGGTCAAAGAAAGGCCtcgctttgttgttgttgacaagcACGATCTCTCGGGGGGAAACCACTGGCCACCCACCGACGTTTTCCTCCCTTTCGCCAGGGTGATGATGTCAGCAAGTCAGTGGTTTTGTTGTGGTGAATTCCTGTAAGGAGCAAGCTGCACACTGCCCGTGCCAGCTTCCCGCGTGCCCGCCGGCCTGTTCCCTATTCGAGGAGCGATAAGAAAGCCAAGTTTGCCCCTGCACTCTTCCTGTACCCCAGACGCTGCCGACCACGTCGTCGTTACGGCTTTCCTCCTTTTCCTCCAACGTGGTCCCGGCTGCACTTTGCTCCGTGCGGGACCGATGGGCGATGCAGATAAAAGTTCTGTTATGACTGGGCCGCCTAAAACATGCGACGGTGCTCAGATATCCTCATGTGTTTGCGTGGCTGTGCGCTGGCACGTGCAAAACCAGTCGTATGCTATTTCATTTCCCAAAAATCAAATCTGGGTACTTTAATCACATCTTTAAATTCACATGgggaaaacacacacgcgcgcaacATTTAACAATGCATGTATTCTCTTGTGTAGTTTTATTAACATACGTCTTTGGGGATACTTTTCGTGTAAACGTTTTGCAAATGACTGATACATTCAAAGTATtgaaacacaacataaaaatgaTGGCCCGAGCGGTTacatttttccccttttttttcacatattattacattacaacataagacgaagataataacattcaaacaaacgtgattctttttttaaatcttcaaaaATCGGCTGATTTctctctctgttgtaaagttaaagaAATACGAAAGGACACCGTATCACAAACTACTTTTATAATCATATTCCTGTAGAACAGTAGCGCCACCCTGCGGCCACAAGAGAGAAGGACGTGCAGCGCCAGCGTCGAATGTTCCGCCGCCATTTTTGTTGCGAACGTAAACAGCCGCGGTGTGCCAGGACTCGTTCTCGCTGCTCACGTAGACGCTGGGCGACTCGACGACTC
This window contains:
- the LOC133412123 gene encoding cAMP-specific 3',5'-cyclic phosphodiesterase 4B-like; the encoded protein is MMKKSRSVQGVTSGDEKKDPSAGQFPSGGTLAVEVCKVHRRFSGNLQLPPLSWRQAEKDRERGSLRSPEEDPVTRTRPTSLPLASLPRIDITKADPNSLEGENGPSLRCSPSDPQASPGSGLVLHPNLAGQGQRRESFLYRSDSDYELSPKSLSRNSSIVGELHGEDLIVTPFAQVLASLRTVRNNFTTLTNVQCASNKRSPAANQPSVTQVCLSDESYQKLAMETMEELDWCLDQLETIQTYRSVSDMASNKFKRMLNRELSHLSEMSRSGNQVSEFISNTFLDKQNDLELPCPVPKSRERKRRQGQQQQGGMTTPIGGVRKVSYTPCISGGTNNRFGVKTDQEELLSKDLEGINKWGLNIFRVAEHSHNRPLTCIMYAIFQERDLLRTFKIPSDTFVTFMLTLEGHYHSDVAYHNSLHAADVAQSTHILLSTPALDAVFTDLEILAAIFAAAIHDVDHPGVSNQFLINTNSELALMYNDESVLENHHLAVGFKLLQQDNCDIFQNLSKKQRQTLRRMVIDMVLATDMSKHMSLLADLKTMVETKKVTSSGVLLLDNYTDRMQVLRNMVHCADLSNPTKPLDLYRQWTDRIMDEFFQQGDRERERGMEISPMCDKHTASVERTQVGFIDYIVHPLWETWADLVHPDAQDILDMLEDNRNWYQSIIPQSPSPPFYSGEAGGGPLVEAEGAPVAGKFQFELTLDEAESENAPTETSACDGVRLRGRSSDRDGSPAET